In Salmo salar chromosome ssa14, Ssal_v3.1, whole genome shotgun sequence, the sequence GAGAGGATGGGCGAGAGTGGCCGAGTCTGTCTATGCTGTCGGGGGTATTGCAAAGGACAGTGACGCCGTAAAAAATAAGTGGTCCGACATCAAGTCGGCTGCTTAGAAGAAGGGAGCTGAGAGACCATTAATGTGGAccagctggaggagaaggtggTAGAGGGACTGCGCAACCGGTAAGTTAGGTAGCTACTTTGGTTACCTTCGCTACCCAAAGCGTCCCGGCATTATAGCCAACAACATATCTAACGacgttaacgttagctaagtTCTTTGCAAATTGACGAGATAACGCTAGCTATTTAACACTTATAGAATATTGTAATATATTGTTAATTACCAGCTAGCTAGATAATGCACGTTTAATTTGTTTTCTTGCTGTATTTACATACCAGCTGTTTACAAAAGTATCTAGTCGTCTCAAGACAAGGGTTTAGCTGTCCTAAAGTTCAGTACATTTCAAATAAGAAATCCTAAAGCATTATTTTCAAGAATCCCATTTCTTCTTAACTTTTTTCTTAGGAAGAAACTTAGGAAAAACCTTAAGAACATTTCCAATTACTTTAttgaggaatagcaactttgctTAATTTTCTTCTTAAGTCTATAGTTAAGGAAAAAATGGCAGTTAAGAATACGTTTCTTAAGAACATTTTGTGAATCCGGCCCCAGATCCTAACTTAAAGTCATAGTTCACTCCCAAATCAAAATTTGTCAGATGATTTTAGAAGTCAAAGTGGTATGTCAATGAGTCAACAGCCCACAAATGTAGATTTTGAAATtaacttatgtgtgtgtgtgcataacttGAACTAGATTTGCTGTGTGTGGTTTGACAGGTGCATATCACACGGACAGGCTGTGGATTAATTAAACTGTGTGTAGAGACCCCAGAACAATGTGATCCTACAGGAGAAACAGGCTGCCTCTTCGCTTCCATAGTCACCACCGCCCCCTCTTCTCCTAATGGAGTAGACCTGTTAGTTGAGCTCGTTGGGGACTCCAGTGGATACATTGCTCTAGGACTGACTGCCAACGAGACAGAGgtaacacatgcgcacacacacaatcagaaaAACAAGGTGAACCCATAACCACATAATTATAACTTTTTGGACTTCTTCCCAAAGACAAGACATTAAGGGACCTTTCGTTGGACATTCAATTGCTGTTGTAGTAGAGGTAATAATGATTGTCTGTAACCcatgctctccctctcctctatgaATAGGGAACATCTATGGTTTTTATCTGTGCCCAGAACAGAAATGGCAGTTTCTTCTTCCGCTCTGCCCAGCGCAACAACCTCAACAACACAATTTCTCTGACACAAAGGGTGAAGAGGCTTTCATCAAATCAATTGACACTATTGAGGTTGGTTATTGACTGTAGGCAAATGTAACATTTTTTCTTGTGTTCCCAGATTGTGAAAAACATCACTGGCTCAGTCAATGGGACTGTCATCCAGTGTAAATTCAGAGTGCCAGCGGTTAATGCACCGACCAGGACCAGTCACGTCACCACCTTCGCCACCTTCCTCGCTGTGGGAAATGTCACAAACGGTAAGTGTGTTGACCTGATATTAGAACCAGGCAcagacacaccctctctctctctctgtaatcatTTTATCTTCTAAACATCTGCCTTCTGCTTCATCCCTACTTATTCAGGTATGGGTATTGGTGACATCAACATACGCTTGACCAATAAGCCATTGAACCTGGCTGACCCTACCAGCAACGTTGCAACAGCAGGCAGCAGCGCACTCACATCCCAAGGTAAGCAAGTCAGGCTTGAGCTAGACTTGAGCTTGCCCTTAATCAACCATAGATCTGCTGGGGTCATGTCTTATTCTAGTGCTTCCCAGTGTTCTGTCGGGTCCATAACATCCAGTCAATCCACCCTTCCCTTTCAGCTGTGATTGTCCTGCTCAGTGTGCTGATGTATCGTCTTTCCTGAAGAGAACCTGAAGGTTAGCCAGCTTCAACACCAGTGGAAAGATAACCCTTTTACCCTAAATATTTGAAGGAAAATTGACTCAGTATCTCAGATGAATTACTGTTACGTGCAATGAAATGCTACTGTTAGTACAACTGCTAATGTGGGATCTTGGTCATTTAAATGTGTGTGAAAGGGAACAATTAGAAAGTACGTATGCTACAGTAAAAGGAATTAATTGGTTcataatgtacagttgaagtcggaagtctacacacaccttagccaaatacatttaaactcagtttttcccaattcctgacatttaatcctagtaaaaattcccatttcagcttttatttctttcaccacattcccagtgggtcagaagtttacatacactcaattagtatttggttgcattgcctttaaattgtttaacttgggtcaaacgtttcaggtagccttccacaagcttcccacaataagttgggtgaattttgtcccattcctcctgacagagctggtgttactgaatcaggtttgtaggcctccttgctcgcacactctttttcagttctatccacaaattttctataggattgaggtcagggctttgtgatggccactccaataccttgactttcttgtccttaagccattttgccacaactttggaagtatgcttggggtcattgtccatttggaagacccatttgcaaccaagctttaacttcctgactgatgtcttgagatgttgcttcaatatatccacatcattttccatcctcatgatgccatctattttgtgaagtgcaccagtccctcctgcagcaaagtacccccacaacatgatgctgctacccccgtgcttcacgtttgggatggtgatcttcggcttgcaagcctccccctttttcctccaaacagttctatttttgtctcatcagaccagaggacatttctccaaaaagtacaatctttgtccccatgtgcagttgcaaaccatagtctgtcttttttggagcagtggcttcttccttggcgagcggcctttcaagttatgtcggtataggactcgttttactgtggaaacctttgtacccgtttccagcatcttcacaaggtctttgctgttctgggattgatttgcacttttcccaaAGTACAttccatctctaggagacagaacgcatctcctacCTGAgcggtcccatgatgtttatacttgcataccatCGTTTGTatagattaacgtggtaccttcaggcgtttggaaattgcccccaaggatgaatcagacttgtggtctacaatttttatttctgaggtcttggctgattttcccatgtcaagcagAGTCACTgagtgaaggtaggccttgaaataaatccacacctccaattgactcaaatgatgtcaattagcctatcagaagcttcaaaagccatgacaatttcctggaattttctaagctgtttaaaggctgtGAACAATTACttatgcacaaagtaaatgtccttgccaaacctatagtttgttaacaagcaatgtggagtggttggaaaaacgagttaatgactctaacctaagtgtatgtaaacttccagcaTAACACTAAATACTGTGACAATTTTGTAGTTTTGGATCCTTTAATAAATATTGTTATTTCATACAATACTCACCGACATAACTTTGGTAAGCTAAGAGGCATTTTGTAGCCAAAAACATGCCATCACACTGCATTTACTTGAAGGATTGCATTCTTTCAACATGACATTTCTCACCACCAGTTACCTACACGAAGTGCTCAAAGCCCAGAAATAAGCATATTGTCTCCAATAGATGCACTCAATGTGTACTAAACATGAAGCTCATTATTGGATTTCAAGGAGAGGACCATGGTTTGATAAGCCGTTGTTTCCATGACAATTGTGTTCCTACTACCTATCTGTTTGCATGGCTGGTTGGGTCTAAGTGTAACCATGATAAAGCACACAAGGGCCCGTCATCTGACATCCGGAGATCCACAGTACATGTAATGCTTTCATCACCCAATCCTGATAAGGCTTGCATCTGAAAACCTGCCTCAATTCAATAAAGCATTAATCAGAGTATTTAATTGCAATTTATTATTACAGTACAACTTAGTATAAAAATAATGACATGAATATAAGGAACATAAATACTCAGGTGGGCCCATTTCTAAAAATCAAGTTCAAACCTTAACCAGATCTTTAAAGTTGGGTCATCTCTCGATTACCAATCCTAGTAATGCCAATGTGGTGATTTGACTTGTGGCTCAGGTCAGAGAATAAACAGCCATTTCTGCTCTCTGCTGGTCAAAAAAAGGAACAGCACAGCAAATCACGTATTACTGCTCGCTACCTACAGCTAGTTCCAATGTAATTGGCTGCAGGACAATGCTAGATGTATAACAATGATAGGAGGGGGCTGAAATGGGGACAAACTAAATTGTGTCAAGAAAAAAATACCTGTGGGACAATGGAAGGGTGGTAGTGGGGGCAGGTGACTGACATTTCATAGTGTGGGAATTAAAATAGGAGTCGGAGGTCCCACTGGAAGTTGTGTTTGTCTGTACAAGTGTGCATCCGTCTGTCTATGAGTCCTCATCTCCGTTGACACTGTCACCATCATCTCCATCCACatgctctccttcctcctcttcatcatcatcatcatcatccctttCTTGACTCTTTACCTGAGAGACCAACGATTAGGTGGCGAGTACAAACAATCCAATAAGCATAAATACACCGCCATTCATCTTTTGCAGCATCATGACATTTCTCCTCGtccccctccatctcacctcctcttcTAGcaggtccccctcctcctcagAGTCGTTGAGCTCctggttctccctctccctcttgatGCTCTCCTCCTTCTTGTTGCTGGAGTGCTGCAGTGAGGACACCGCTCCAGGTTCAGGCTTGGTACCTTTCCCCTCTGCCCAGAGAAACAGGTCAAACCAGACAGATAAAAAGGTGTCAAAGAAAGATGAAATCCATCACCTGTGTATACAAGTCTGCTGAATACGGAGATTGCCGGGTATACATAAACAGTACAAACCAGCTCATGAAtgtgtttgttaaactttgaacgCCACATGGTTCAGGTGACCCTCCTGCACCCTACCTGACTTCTTGCCGTGGTCCTTCTCCATGCGGCCTAGGCTCTCCAGCAGGTAGTCTACTTTGTGTTTAATCAGCGTCAGCTCCTTCTTGATGGTCTGCAGGTCATCTGTTTTCACTGAGAGGAAGCGGGAGGAGATAAAGATTTTAGAGAGCTTTTTGACAAGTGTCATTAGCCACGTGATTCATCTTAAGCATTGACAGCATGTACTGCACCAGGGTGCTATAACTCTGCTAGCGTGCAAGTGTATTACGAGTAGTATGTCAGTTGAGTGGTTAGAGCAGAGGGCTGGGTACTAACTTGTTCTTGAGGATGCCCTCTGGCTGCTCTTGGAGGAGAAACTGGCCTTGGTGCGGCGGCTGCCCCCTCCAGTCATGCTGACACGCGGGCGCTTGGATGGGATCACTGCTCGGgacaggggtggaggaggagggggcacgCGGGACGGGTACGAGTACACTCTGAGAATAGAGTAATGAATGAACCAACTTTATTTTGTTTACTCTAATTCCTCTTGCATATTAAGTTTAGTTAACTAAAGCTAAAAGAACAGGATGTGGGAACAGACAAAGCACTGGACTCACCGGT encodes:
- the LOC106569367 gene encoding heterogeneous nuclear ribonucleoprotein C isoform X1; the encoded protein is MDRSPTTSALMASNVTNKTDPRSLNSRVFIGNLNTLLVTKTDVEAIFSKYGKIVGCSVHKGFAFVQFVNERCARAAVGGEDGRMIVGQVLDINLAGEPKPHRSKTTKRSAGDMYRSDSISPTFDLDYDFQRDYYDRVYSYPSRVPPPPPPLSRAVIPSKRPRVSMTGGGSRRTKASFSSKSSQRASSRTMKTDDLQTIKKELTLIKHKVDYLLESLGRMEKDHGKKSEGKGTKPEPGAVSSLQHSSNKKEESIKRERENQELNDSEEEGDLLEEEVKSQERDDDDDDEEEEGEHVDGDDGDSVNGDEDS
- the LOC106569367 gene encoding heterogeneous nuclear ribonucleoprotein C isoform X2 encodes the protein MDRSPTTSALMASNVTNKTDPRSLNSRVFIGNLNTLLVTKTDVEAIFSKYGKIVGCSVHKGFAFVQFVNERCARAAVGGEDGRMIVGQVLDINLAGEPKPHRSKTTKRSAGDMYSSPTFDLDYDFQRDYYDRVYSYPSRVPPPPPPLSRAVIPSKRPRVSMTGGGSRRTKASFSSKSSQRASSRTMKTDDLQTIKKELTLIKHKVDYLLESLGRMEKDHGKKSEGKGTKPEPGAVSSLQHSSNKKEESIKRERENQELNDSEEEGDLLEEEVKSQERDDDDDDEEEEGEHVDGDDGDSVNGDEDS
- the LOC106569421 gene encoding putative ferric-chelate reductase 1; protein product: MDRGLLFVVSMVMGCLAPGVSGNGHLSFANNTEVHITRTGCGLIKLCVETPEQCDPTGETGCLFASIVTTAPSSPNGVDLLVELVGDSSGYIALGLTANETEGTSMVFICAQNRNGSFFFRSAQRNNLNNTISLTQRIVKNITGSVNGTVIQCKFRVPAVNAPTRTSHVTTFATFLAVGNVTNGMGIGDINIRLTNKPLNLADPTSNVATAGSSALTSQAVIVLLSVLMYRLS